A stretch of the Macaca mulatta isolate MMU2019108-1 chromosome 14, T2T-MMU8v2.0, whole genome shotgun sequence genome encodes the following:
- the LOC695134 gene encoding serum amyloid A-3 protein: protein MKLSIGIIFCSLVLGISSQRWLTFLKEAGQGSPDMWKAYSDMKEANYKNSDKYFHAWGNYDAVQRGPGGVWAAEVIK from the exons ATGAAGCTCTCCATTGGCATCATTTTCTGCTCCCTGGTACTGGGTATCAGCAGCCAACGATGGTTAACATTCCTCAAGGAAGCTGGCCAAG ggTCTCCGGACATGTGGAAAGCCTACTCTGACATGAAAGAAGCCAATTACAAAAATTCAGACAAATACTTCCATGCTTGGGGGAACTACGACGCTGTACAAAGGGGGCCTGGGGGTGTCTGGGCTGCAGAAGTGATCAAGTAA